A region from the Brachyspira pilosicoli genome encodes:
- a CDS encoding Pr6Pr family membrane protein: protein MKKIIYKLIIIILGLFAVISGLITIDKKIDTETLYYFTYQSNILVIIYFIIDIVYLIKKQKTFMPRLKGTITMSITVTFLIYHFLLSGGYESITDIIRSTILHYIVPIMTIVDYILFDKKGIYKNIDPILWLIIPLIYFLFIFIRAKLGGELSNGSYYPYFFIDINKYGVKTVLKNAFFITIAFTILGYIELFIDRIILKLSKK from the coding sequence ATGAAAAAAATAATTTATAAATTGATAATAATTATATTAGGCTTATTTGCTGTAATTAGTGGACTCATAACAATAGACAAAAAAATAGATACAGAAACATTGTATTATTTTACCTATCAAAGCAATATTTTAGTGATAATTTATTTTATTATAGATATAGTGTATTTAATAAAAAAGCAAAAAACATTTATGCCAAGATTAAAAGGCACCATAACAATGTCTATCACAGTTACATTTTTAATATATCACTTTTTACTCAGCGGAGGCTACGAGAGCATAACAGATATTATAAGAAGCACAATACTTCATTATATAGTGCCAATTATGACTATAGTTGATTATATTTTATTTGACAAAAAAGGAATATATAAAAATATTGACCCTATACTATGGCTTATCATACCTCTCATTTACTTTTTGTTTATATTTATAAGAGCAAAACTTGGAGGCGAATTATCCAACGGAAGTTATTATCCGTACTTCTTTATAGATATAAACAAATACGGAGTAAAAACTGTATTAAAAAATGCATTCTTTATTACTATAGCTTTTACAATATTAGGATATATTGAACTTTTTATAGATAGAATAATATTAAAACTATCAAAAAAATAA
- the kdsA gene encoding 3-deoxy-8-phosphooctulonate synthase, protein MTFDYKGITNKNKELIFIAGPCVIESEEMTMNIAKKLKEIKDRLNIQLIFKASYDKANRTSLSSYRGLGMKEGLEILQNIGKELGLLTITDIHVPTEAEVAAKYVDFLQIPAFLCRQTDMLRAACETKKAINVKKGQFISGYDCKYIADKCIDAIEEKRFLLCERGTMFGYGNLVVDMKNMEIMKDYAPVVYDATHSLQMPSAANGVSGGAREFIPALLKSAVALSIDGVFMEVHPNPKESLSDSNTIFELDKVEDLWRDVLKINELVKNM, encoded by the coding sequence ATGACTTTTGATTATAAAGGCATTACAAATAAAAACAAAGAATTAATATTTATAGCAGGCCCTTGCGTTATAGAAAGTGAAGAGATGACTATGAATATCGCTAAAAAATTAAAAGAGATAAAAGATAGACTCAATATACAATTAATATTTAAAGCAAGTTATGACAAAGCTAATAGAACTTCTTTATCTTCTTATAGAGGATTAGGAATGAAAGAGGGGCTTGAGATATTACAAAACATAGGAAAAGAGCTTGGACTTTTAACTATCACAGATATACATGTGCCTACAGAGGCTGAAGTTGCTGCTAAGTATGTTGATTTTCTTCAGATACCTGCATTTTTATGCAGACAGACTGATATGCTTAGGGCTGCTTGCGAAACTAAAAAGGCTATTAATGTAAAAAAAGGTCAGTTTATAAGCGGATATGATTGTAAGTATATAGCAGATAAATGTATCGATGCAATAGAAGAAAAAAGGTTTTTACTATGTGAAAGGGGTACTATGTTTGGATACGGCAATTTAGTTGTTGATATGAAGAATATGGAAATAATGAAAGATTATGCTCCTGTTGTTTATGATGCTACACATTCTTTGCAGATGCCTTCTGCTGCTAATGGTGTTTCGGGAGGGGCTAGAGAGTTTATCCCTGCTTTATTAAAATCTGCTGTTGCTTTATCTATTGACGGAGTATTTATGGAAGTGCATCCTAATCCTAAAGAAAGTCTTTCAGATTCTAATACTATATTTGAACTTGATAAGGTTGAAGATTTGTGGAGAGATGTATTAAAAATAAATGAATTAGTAAAAAATATGTGA